CTGAAACTCATTGAGTTACCAGAGATGAAGTGGCCCAATGAAGCTGGAAGAACAAACGACCCAAACTATTGTAAGTATCATCGACTTGTGGGTCACCCTCTTGAGAAGTGCTTTGTCTTCAAGGACAAATTCATGCAGTTTCCTAATGAAAATAAGATTCTGCTTGACGATGAGAAGGAGAGTTTGAATCAAGTCTCTATCACCTTTGATTCTCTCGATCAGGTCCAGATACGCAGCTTTGAAGAGCATGAGAAAGGACCATTGGAGGAAGATAAAACCGAAGGTGATGTAGCCGATGATGAAGGTTGGATTATGGTGAATAGGCAGAGACGCCGTAAAATAAGTCCACAAAAAGAATCATCTAAACAACTAACTAGGAAGAGGATGGTTAGAAGACCAATGAAGCAAGAATCGGTTGAGCATCCGAAGAAAGCAAAAGTGGAGCTGAACTACCACCAGGAACCACGACGTCCCGTAACTTTGGAGGAATTCCTACCGAGTTGATTCCACAATATGACTGCTCGAGACAACACTGAGGCATCATGCTTCAATACTGATAAAGAAGAAGCAATGGATGAAAGCCTGTCAACACTGTCTCTACCGTCTTCTGAAAAGTATGTTGAATCTTCTTTCCAAGAGGTACACGCATGTGATACAAGAATCACATTCATGAATGGCGATCTTCTACTTGGTGAAACACTACACAATCGTCCTTTGTACATGGTGGGTTATGCCCTCGAGAAGAGGATAAACAGAATATTGATAGATGATGGATCTGGAGTTAACATTCTTCCTATTCGTACAATGAAGGAACTTGGCATCACAACTGAAGAACTTTCTGAAAGCCGCTTGATGATACAGAGATTCAATCAAGGGGGGCAACGAGCCATAGATGCTATCAAATTAGATATCACCATCGAAGATTTGTGATCAAGTGCATGGATGCATGTCATCGACACAAAGACTTCGTACAATATGTTGCTTGGCAGGCCATGGATACACGAGAACAAAGTTGTCCCATCCTCCTACTATCAATGTTTGAAGTATCTCGAAGGCAGCAtcaaaaagaagatagttgcTGATGATAAACCATTTACTGAAGCAGAGTCACACTTCGTGGATGCGAAGTTCTACTTGAAGAACTACATTGTAAGAGAAGTAAAAGTCGATGACATCGCAACTACCAAGAGTGATAAGGTCGCAACTAAAAGAGCTGATGAGACTATTGAAAAAGCTGGAGTTGATGCTGAGGTGCCGCACCCCAGTATGAATAAAGGGAATATTGTgtctttgaagaagaagaagaagacaactcCCGTGCTCTGCTATGTTCcaaagatgaagaaagaggaaGGTCAACCATCTGAAACTCAAGGAAGTGTGCTAGGGGGGATAACTCTTCCTATCAGATGAATTGACACGATAAATTTGTCCTCAGAGCTACTTGGAGACTTCGTGGCTCAGAATCCGCCGCAAAATATGGCACTCCCTACAAAACGTACAAATGAAAGCTTTGATCCAAATGCTTACAAGTTATTTGTCAAGGCTGGGTACAACCCCAACGAGCCGTCAAAGTTAGGAAAACTTCCATTAGGAGCTACCATGATGCAATCACGTGAAGGCTTATGAATACAAAAAACCTCCGCCAGTTCGCATATCCATAAGAAAGGCAAGTATCAACTACATCACTGTGGAAGATGAGTCTGTTGCTTCCAACAAAAGGCTTTCAGTGTTTGATTATCTTAGAAATTCGACCGCAAAAGCTTCTGTGTTTGAGAGATTGGGGCcattgaagatgaagaagaagaacaagttCCACAGAAATTATCAGAGCGTGAAAATGCTAGCTTTGCCTAGAACCCAGAAGGATATACAAAGTTTGATTCCTTCTAGAATGAGGCGACAAACAAACCTTGTGGTTTCATGTGGGGAGGTACTAAAAGCAAAGTCTCACACTGTGGTGTATACCAAGGAGCGTGACGAAGATGAGGAGAGTGTAGGTTCTTCATATCATATTACTGCACAAAGTGATCAAAATACCTCATTTCAGATGGAGGTTGCCAAGAAATTAGAGGACATCTCCTCTTGTTACCACATATCTTTCAATGATGGTGATCCTCAAGAGTATGAAGATGCTAGAGATGCTCCTCCAGAACTTGAAGAAGGGGTGAAAACCATAGTAGACTCCTTGAAAGAAGTTAATCTTGGTACTGATGAAGACCCAAGGCCCACCTACCTAAGTGCTTTTCTAACAGCTGATGAAGAAGACACTTACATGGAAATACTCAAAGAATATAGGGATGTTTTTACTTGGAGTTATAAAGAGATGCCTGGATTAGGTCCCAAGGTAGCAGTCCATCATCTGGCAGTTAAGAATGGTGCCCGTCCTGTTAAGGTGCCCAAAGGCATTTCGGACGCATTTGGTTCCTTCGATCGAAAATAAAGTCAACAAACTCATTGAAACTGGCTTTATTCATGAAGTTAAGTACCCTACATGGATTTCGAGCATTGTTCCCGTGAAG
Above is a window of Lycium ferocissimum isolate CSIRO_LF1 unplaced genomic scaffold, AGI_CSIRO_Lferr_CH_V1 ctg16111, whole genome shotgun sequence DNA encoding:
- the LOC132042550 gene encoding uncharacterized protein LOC132042550; amino-acid sequence: MHVIDTKTSYNMLLGRPWIHENKVVPSSYYQCLKYLEGSIKKKIVADDKPFTEAESHFVDAKFYLKNYIVREVKVDDIATTKSDKVATKRADETIEKAGVDAEVPHPSMNKGNIVSLKKKKKTTPVLCYVPKMKKEEGQPSETQGKLLGDFVAQNPPQNMALPTKRTNESFDPNAYKLFAYEYKKPPPVRISIRKASINYITVEDESVASNKRLSVFDYLRNSTAKASVFERLGPLKMKKKNKFHRNYQSVKMLALPRTQKDIQSLIPSRMRRQTNLVVSCGEVLKAKSHTVVYTKERDEDEESVGSSYHITAQSDQNTSFQMEVAKKLEDISSCYHISFNDGDPQEYEDARDAPPELEEGVKTIVDSLKEVNLGTDEDPRPTYLSAFLTADEEDTYMEILKEYRDVFTWSYKEMPGLGPKVAVHHLAVKNGARPVKGSYNAWPKDDFPLPIPELMIDATIGYEAMSFMDGSSDYNQIRMALKDEELTTFRTPKGINCYKVMPFGLKNAGVIYQRAMQNIFDDLLHKNVE